A stretch of DNA from Synergistaceae bacterium:
ACATGCTGTAAATTTCATAATATTTAGCTCCTTAACGTTTTGGATATTGCGATAAAAACACTATTTCTACCCGCCGATTCAATGCTCTATGTTCCGGACTGTCATTCGGGACTATCGGCTGAGTTGAACTGTAACCGACTGCTTGCAATTTCAACGGGTCAAAACCTCCGGTCTTCTCCATGTAACTAGCTACAACAGCAGCACGCATTGCAGACAATCCCCAGTTATCGCGATAAATTCCGCCGTTGAGAACTCCCGAATCTGTATGGCCTTCAACAGCTACAGCAGGGACTCTATCGCGAGTCAACTCCGAAATCTTGTATAAAGCTCTCTGACCTTCCGGCCTTAGTTCTGCGCGTCCCGGAGTAAATAAAAATTGGTCGCTGATTGAGACTGCTACGCCTCGTTGATTGATTGACACTTGAATCTCGCGAGTCAAATTTTCACTGCGCAAATAAGAATTTAACGTGTAAGCTACATGACGCGTATCAAGCTCGACTCTTTCACTTGCGCCGGGGCTTGTTCCTTGTTCACCGCTCCTGTTTGGATCCGTTGACTCTTCAGTCGTAACGCCGCCCTTCAAGACTCCTAGTGAACCTCTCAGCGATAATAAAGCCTTCTGAAATTTTTGCGAATCTACTGACGACATAGCGAACAATAATATAAAGAAACATAATATCAACGTTACCATGTCGCCGTAAGTTCCCATATAAAAGGGTGCTGATAAACCGGGCTCTTCGGGTTTCTTCTGACGTGCCATTATTTATTTTTCCTCCTGATTGAAGGCTTCACGCATTGCAGGCGGTAAATAAACTTTTAATTTTTCCTCGACAATTCGCGGGTTTTCTCCTGCCTGAATCGCTAATATTCCCTCGACCATAAGCTCCATAGACTTGACTTCTTCGGCACTTCTTGCAGCTAATTTCTTACTCACAGGAGAACCGAACATGTTAGCCATCATTGAACCGTACATTGTCGTAATTAATGCAACCGCCATACCGGGACCAAGTGCGCTGACGTCCTGCAAGTTTCCTAACATCGCTATGAGTCCGATTAATGTTCCTATCATTCCGAATGAAGGCGCAAATTCTGTCAAGTTATCAAAGACTGCTTTATTTGCCGAGTGCCTGTCCTCAAAATTTCCGATTTCAGTATCGAGAATAGCGCGGACTAATTCCGGATCTGTTCCGTCGACTACTAATTGCATGGCCTTACGCATAAAATCGCTGTCAACTTCTGCAATATCGGCTTCAAGTGCAAGCAAACCTTCCCGGCGCGCCTTCTCTGCAAAACTGACTATCATTTGAACCATGCCGACTAAATCTCTTTGCTGCGTAAAAAATACATTTCTCAAGCAGCCCGTAATAGCTTTGAGTCTTGGGCCGGGATTTGAAATTATCGTAGCACCGATTGCCCCTCCGATTGTAATCATCAATGAAGGAACGTCGAAATAAGCTCCGATATTACCGCCTGAAGCCATTGACGCAATAACTAATATCCACGTTGCAAGAAATCCTATTAGACTTGTTAAATCCAAAACGTTTTCACCTCTGTATTAATCTTCGCGCGATTCGTCCGCAGTATTTGCGATTATACACGTATAACCGGCTGCTTTCCTGAAGGCTATAATTTTTTTGTAT
This window harbors:
- a CDS encoding flagellar motor protein MotB yields the protein MARQKKPEEPGLSAPFYMGTYGDMVTLILCFFILLFAMSSVDSQKFQKALLSLRGSLGVLKGGVTTEESTDPNRSGEQGTSPGASERVELDTRHVAYTLNSYLRSENLTREIQVSINQRGVAVSISDQFLFTPGRAELRPEGQRALYKISELTRDRVPAVAVEGHTDSGVLNGGIYRDNWGLSAMRAAVVASYMEKTGGFDPLKLQAVGYSSTQPIVPNDSPEHRALNRRVEIVFLSQYPKR
- a CDS encoding motility protein A; the encoded protein is MASGGNIGAYFDVPSLMITIGGAIGATIISNPGPRLKAITGCLRNVFFTQQRDLVGMVQMIVSFAEKARREGLLALEADIAEVDSDFMRKAMQLVVDGTDPELVRAILDTEIGNFEDRHSANKAVFDNLTEFAPSFGMIGTLIGLIAMLGNLQDVSALGPGMAVALITTMYGSMMANMFGSPVSKKLAARSAEEVKSMELMVEGILAIQAGENPRIVEEKLKVYLPPAMREAFNQEEK